CCCGCGGCGTCACCACGTGTTCGACGAAACCAGCGGCGTCGCACGGATGTCAGTCGATGGGCGGCGGCCCGAACGGCGACCGACGGACGGCGACCGGGCGTCCGCCGCCGAGTCGGCCCCCGACACCGAACCGACCACCGACGCCGAGTCGGACCGCGATCGAACGGATGCTCGCGACGCATCGGAACCGCGACGGGACGAACCGGCTGATCGAAGCGAGTAGGTGGCGCCGTTCACCGCGTTGGCGGCCTCAATACCCTGAAACTCGCGGGTGGCTTTATCCGATCGCTGCTCGAACGTCCGCTCGATGTACGACGACATTCTCATCCCGACGGACGGCAGCGAGACCGTCGACGAGACGCTAGCCCACGGACTGCCGATCGCGACCGACAACGACGCGACGGTCCACGCGCTGTACGTCGTCGACAGCCGCATCACCGCCGCAGCCGGCGAGAGCGACGCGGACCTCGAGCCCTCGCTCGAGGCCGAAGGTGAGGAGGCCGTCGCCGAGGTCCAGGAGCGCGCAGCGGACGCGGGGCTCGAGACCGCCGGCGAGGTCGCGCAGGGCACGCCGGCGAAGACGATCCTCGAGTACGCCGACGAGCGCGGGATCGATCTCATCGTCATCGGGACGCGAGGCATGAGTCCGCGGGAGAAGGTCACGTCGCTGGGGAGCGTCTCGGAGCGCGTCGTCGACAACGCCTCGATTCCGGTCTTCGTCGTGCGGAACGCGGGCGACGACTAACTGCGCGACAGTGTAAGAGACTCAGGCGCGCGCGCTTTCGACCGTAATCACTTCGCAGTCGAGGTGGTTTCGCAGGTAGCGGTCGATGTCGGGATTGTCGGTAAACCGGCGGAAGATCCGCCGCAGCCGGCTCGCCTGCTGGCTGCCGATGACGACGACGTCCGCCTCCTCGGCAGCCACCTCGTCGAGAATGCTCTCCTCGACCAGAAAGCCCGTCCGGACGACGTACCGCGCGTTCTCGAGCGGGCCGAACGCCCGCTCGACGGCCTCTTTCAGGTCGATTCGCGTCACTTTCTTCCCGTTCTGGTAGAGATCGACGTGCAGGACGGTCAACGCCGCGTCCCGCTCGCGAGCGACCTCGACGGCCCGCTCGAGCGTTCGTCGCGAGTGCTTTGTCAACGGGTAGCGAACGGGAACAACGACCAGCGCCATTATCGGATCGACGATTCCCGTGCGGGTAAAGGTTTCAGTTAGCGATGCCGGGCGTGAGTAACGGACTCATACCGCATCGTTCGATCCGCGTTCTGCGGATCTGACCGTCCGACGGACTCCGCGAGGACGGACGGACAGTCATTTATCCAGTGCGCGAGAAGGTGTCAGTATGCAACGGACCGCAACGGACGACGGAGAGACCGTCTACGTGTCCGAAACCGACGGCGACAGGGGATCGAAGGGACCGTTCCTCGTCGCCTACGAGACCCGGGACGCGGACCGCCGGTACGGCTGGTTCTGTGCGAACTGCGAGAGTTTCGACAACGCCATGGACTCCATGGGCCGCATCAAGTGCAACCGGTGTGGCAACTTCCGCAAACCGACCGAGTGGGACGCCGCCCACGAGTAACCCGATCGCTCGTCCTCGGCCGCTATCGTCGTCTGCCGACGCTCGTTTCGAGGTAATTCGCAATTATCGAACGACGTTCGACTTTTCTCGCCGATCGTACGTCCTTCGCGGCTGAACGGTCGGGAACGCCGAACCGGTCTCGCGAAACTGCACCCAATACCAACGTTTATAGTGGAGGCCCGCATATCAACGTAGTGAATGGGACCTGTTAACATGCAACTCGTCGAGCAGGCCAGGTCGATCTTCGCCGACCTCGGCTACACCGTCGAGGGCAACGGCCCCGAGTTCCGCGCCGAACGAGCATGGAAAGTCGTCCACGTCAACACCGTCCTCGAGACCGACGAGCTGCCGTCGTCGGCATCCGGACAGTTCCACTGTTTCGTCGCCGAACCCGACGACGCAGACGATCTCGAGGAGCGGCTCACGAGCGCCGAGCCGAACTACGAGTGGGCGATTATCGTCGTCGACGGGGAGGACTATCAGGTCGAACGCGCACCGCCGGGCCCGCGGGTCTCGGCGTAAAATAGCGCTCGGTCGCAGTCGAAACTTCGACTTTCAGTTTTCGGGTCGCTACTCGCCCAGCGCCCGCCGCGTCGCCGTCACGCCGGCGCCCGGATCGACGTCCGCGCCCATCGACTCGAGCACGTCGCCCAGCGCCGTCACGACGTAGATCACGTTTGCCGGCCGCGCGGAGTGACCCATGCAGCCGATGCGGAAGATCTCGCCCTCCAGATCGCCCAGGCCGCTGGCGATCTCGAGGTCGTACTCCTCGATGAGCCGGTCGCAAACCGCGCCGTCGTCGACGCCGTCGGGAACGCGGACGGCGTTTAAGCTCGGCAGCCAGTACTCGTCGGGCGCGTTCATCTCGAGGCCCATCGCCTCGACGCCGGCCTTCAGCGCGCCGGCCATTCGCTCGTGGCGGTCCCACCGCTGTTCGATTCCCTCTTCGGCCACGAGACGGAGGGCTTCGCGGATGGCGTAGACGTTCGTGATCGGCGCGGTGTGGTGGTAGGATCGCTCGTCGCCCCAGTACCCCTCGAGCAGGG
The DNA window shown above is from Halopiger xanaduensis SH-6 and carries:
- a CDS encoding universal stress protein, with translation MYDDILIPTDGSETVDETLAHGLPIATDNDATVHALYVVDSRITAAAGESDADLEPSLEAEGEEAVAEVQERAADAGLETAGEVAQGTPAKTILEYADERGIDLIVIGTRGMSPREKVTSLGSVSERVVDNASIPVFVVRNAGDD
- a CDS encoding universal stress protein — its product is MALVVVPVRYPLTKHSRRTLERAVEVARERDAALTVLHVDLYQNGKKVTRIDLKEAVERAFGPLENARYVVRTGFLVEESILDEVAAEEADVVVIGSQQASRLRRIFRRFTDNPDIDRYLRNHLDCEVITVESARA
- a CDS encoding DUF5816 domain-containing protein encodes the protein MQRTATDDGETVYVSETDGDRGSKGPFLVAYETRDADRRYGWFCANCESFDNAMDSMGRIKCNRCGNFRKPTEWDAAHE
- a CDS encoding DUF7116 family protein; translated protein: MQLVEQARSIFADLGYTVEGNGPEFRAERAWKVVHVNTVLETDELPSSASGQFHCFVAEPDDADDLEERLTSAEPNYEWAIIVVDGEDYQVERAPPGPRVSA